In Tachysurus fulvidraco isolate hzauxx_2018 chromosome 5, HZAU_PFXX_2.0, whole genome shotgun sequence, the genomic stretch ATTTAGCACCTTTGTGATGAAAGATGGCACTGAGCCTTCAAGAGAACATAATCTccacaaaacaataataatttaaaactaATGAACGATATGTTTGTGTTGCCTACTAATGTGCCATTCCTTAATCTATGCAGATAAAGCGAAATTGCTCTACAATGAAAGACTACATTAGCAGAAGTGGCATTTTACAGTCCCTGTGACAGTATACATTTGTCAGTATACAGTATTGATCACACCACAGAGATCTTGTACATAGTGAGATACTCATGCTATTCTTAGACTACTACATAAAAGAGTTGTCACTGTGGTTGCGGTCACCTCTGTTACAAAACCAGAAACTCTCTAGTGGTTTTAGTGAAAACATACAGCAAAAGCAAAATCTGGAGCTGTCAAGGGTAAAAGCCAAAacagctgtttatttttctcccctCACCTCTGTGCAAAGCAGGTGAGGTTGTGAGACCCGTTCAAATAAGCTCATTTCTGTTCCATCTAAATCTGGATTAGCTTTGAATCCTTGTAGAAACAGATTCTCTCTTTAGAAAGGAATAGGGCCGTAGTATGCGGTGTAAGCCGCCACGATCCCATCGGTGTCGGACATGTGTTCACAGGCCAAGTTGGGCTCGCACACCTCTCTCAGACTGTTCAAAAGAAATGGAAATATTAAGATTTAGATGCTAGAATACATTTTCTGTTATATTTCTGTATAGTTAATATTCAGATATATATTGAGATAAAATAGTAGAATAAAATCAAGAGAATATTATAATAGCATTTTTATACATTGTTGGATAGAATCAAATAGACTAGAATTAAATgaaatggaatagaatagagtggaatagataataaatagaataaaatataggAGAGTATGAGTATAGCTCAGTGCAGAAGGTTTACCTCTCCAGCTGAACTTGGGTGAGGTCTGCTGCTGGTGTTCCTGCCCTTCTGTGTCTCCTTAGCAGAGCTGTGGCGAGAGATCTCTTCACCATCACATGGTCAGGTGCACCTGTGGCTACTGGATGGGAAACACCGGCGTCACTCACACTAAACTCTCAAAGCCGATCATGTGTGAACTAATGTTTAGTGTAACATCATGCAGGTATCTCACCTTCAACACTGTTAGAGTTGGACTCAGATGAGGATGAATCAGAGGCAGAATCAGACGCGGAATCAGAGTCTGAAGCAGAGTCGGAGGCAGAGTCGGAGGCAGAGTCTGATGCAGAGTCTGATGCGGAGTCTgattcagaggaagaggaagaggaagaggaagagtcTGCTGCTACGGTGGCATCAGCTGCAGGGTCAGCTGCAGGGTCAGCTGCAGGGTCAGGTTCAGCAGCGATATCAAGTACTGCACACAGGACAAGCATAGACACACAATGTAAAGACATGTCCTTTAAACTGCAATTTAAATATGCAGAGaaaatttctttatttgtccATCTTACCTCCTGTAGACAAGCAGGCAGACAACACAGTAAAGAGGATGAGTAGGGTGAAAGTCTtcatctttttgtcttttgtagcTACTTTCTTCTAGAGAACTTCGCTTTctgtgtcttgtttgtcttcagGTCTCCTTTCTCTATTTTCTGCCGTTTCTCAGAGCACCTTTATACTGCTCTAACCCATTCACAAGGACTGCTTTCGAATTTGTGATTGGTTTGAGAATCAAGTGACACCAAACCTCTTTCTGCATTTCAACACACAccctcaagcacacacacacacacacacacacacacacacacacacatgcacgcacacaacCCTTTCACATATGCACCCCAAACACCACTTTCTAAAACAGTCATACATGTCCCAAGAAGCTATATAATTCAACCACAAACGATTTTGACTTAACTTTTTTGGAAGATCTTTTATAAAGATTGGTTTAAGTTGAAAGTAATTGAGAGGTTGATATAGATCTGggagaaacacatttaaaatttatgcatctgtttttcttctaaatgtttctattaaaaaaataaaaaagcaatatgTGACCCCGTTCACCTCCGTACATATTTGTGCACAGCATCTTCATTAAAGAAAATGCTAATTCCGTACATCTTTAACAGAAATGGAGGCAATGAGGTAATGTCGTCTGAGGACAATTTGAACTGAGGTAAGGTCAAACTGAAATGAGGTAATCACCAAAAGGTACCTAAGTTAGTGAGCAATTCAAACACAGGAGATGGAATTGAGGTAAActcaaattaaattgaatttaggAAATGGTTAAATTGAGGTAAATTTAAATTAGCAGTGATGgccatgctgaaaaaaaaaatagctaagGTAAATCAAACTAAACTAAGGCAATGGTGAACTgaaaaaatggtcaaaattgATTTGAAGTAAAAGGTAAATGTTAAGTATAGGTCAAACTGAAGAAAAGCTGTGCTGAAGTAAATTAAGTTAAAGTGAAAGGGACCAGAACTGAATTATAGTAGGAGTTGATGCAAAATCAGAATGAGGTAATGTTCAAACTGAGGTAAAACATTAAACCTTAATAATTTTGAACAAAGGTAATGGTCAAACTGAGGTAAAGTAAAACTGAGGTAAATTCAAACTAAAGTAAAGTAATTTTCTTAGGCTTTGCTTTTGGTTACTTATCACTCTCGTCTCTATGCCTATATACAAATCGCAAGTGATGATTACTTGGACcaatttcatttatattatttatttcatttcactttatCAGAGCTAgctaacaaagaaaaaatatcaagCAATGCACCTACTAAACTGTCCTTGACAATGTACTAAAATGCAATCAGGACAAATGTTTTTCCATAGTGTCCACTCAAAATGATTACCTCAGAACTACACTATAGTTCAATGTACTACTATGTTCAAACCTTGAtttagtataaataaatgaaatatgtgTCATATCATTAGTTTATATATGACACATCATTTGATAGATTTCCCCATGCACTTTTTCGTCCTGGCGGACCAATAATCTTTCCACACAGACCAGATAAttggcatctgtgtgtgtgatctgtctgTAAATGACCAGAAGGACTCATTATGTGCCAGATTTAATTACAGATGTGTCCTAGACTAACCAAAAACCACAGTCGGACTAAACCACATAAGATTTTATGGCAAACTTTGATGCCTGTTTGAGAATTtctatatgtttacatttttggtGTAATATATAAGCTGACGAATATTTTTACAGGACTACAGTTAGATTTTTGTTGCAGACATAATAATGGGCATAAACAAAGGTGGTGCACAGCAACCCAAAGCCATACATTCACACACgttatcattcatttatttatcgaTTAATAGGTTTTATAGTTCTAACTATTATATCAGAGCATGGCATGCTTTTTGACCTCTCGCCTAGTTCTGACTTGTATATGCGTGTTTATGATATTCTTGGTGGAAGTGATTTATCTTGGCCCCTCTGGTATGTAATTTCAATGTCTGCTGCACTGACTATTTAGTGGAATCGTCCCAATGTGAGGGACATTCtgggaagaaaagaagaaaaacattgcCACATTGAGCCTTGGCAAATCCAGTAGATGTATTCAGTCAGTGCTAACCAGTCTATGCGGTAATTTTCAGTTCAGAGTGTTATGTTGGTTTGTACTTTGCATGCAAATAACTCATTTCCTTGCTAGTCATGACCCACAACAAATGGAGCAGGTGACTAATCAATGACGAATAAGAACTTGAGATCCAAGTGACTTGTCTAAGTGACTTGGGATCCAAGTGACTTGCCCAGAACCAGCTGACCTCATAACCATGTTTACAAGGATCCCGTTTAAAAGTACTCCTGTTGCAACTTCCCATCTAACCTCACTACCATTATGGAAGGATACACAAATAGAAATTTGAATTATGACATACTGTTGAAGAATTCAGAACTGCAGCTTCACCCaagcatttatgttttcataagTAACTCAtaagtaaacataaataaaaacttagtAAATTTTTACTAATCATATTTTTGTGGAATAACAACTTTTTCGAGACATGCTAgatatgtttgtgttatttgtatTGTATGGCCACCAATTAATCTGTAacaatcatatttgtttttggGCAAGACTTATTTCTCAGAATTTTGACTCATTTGGAAAGTAGTATGAAGACACTTGTCCTTAATTTGGACATGTAGGTAGTGATGTTAGCGAGGTACTTCCTAGGCAGCTTgctcaaaaataaaatgtcaagtCTAGGACCAGACAAATCTGAGAATAAGTCAAGACTACTGTATGTCTTTCGAAGATCCAAGCCAAGCCAAGAtcgatattaaataaaatgggacTGAGACCAAAGATCATCTAATCTTTTTCAAACTCAAGACTTTACTTCAGCTAGTTGCACTGCACCAATGATAAAGCTATGTTTTCTAGAAGAAGGAATTACTTCCTGTCAAACTTTGGCCTGGACCAAGACCACATTTAACTAAACCAATTTCCGAGAGAGACAAGTGAAGTGTGAGACAAGTCCATGTAACTGAATATAGAAAAAGTTGTTCTAAGCCGTACTATTAAGTTCATGATAAATACATGACTGAAAGAATGAAACATgacagtgcaaaacaaattaaaacatgaTGCAATGTAATAACAATTATCTGCCTTTTTCACATCAGTCATTACAGAGATCAGCAATTGTGACATTTGACATATTTACTCAATGAAACGACATTTTAATACatgtttttaatttagttaAGGTCCAATAGATTTAGTTTGTTGAATTGGTATTAAAAGACAGTGGTGAAAGGCTGTTGTGAAAAAACTTATAGCTAGAAGTGGgacttctgttttttctttttttattatacggATTACTACCACCTCCTGATATGGAGAGGTGTTTTGCCTCATGCATGCACAAGAAGGATATATTTTAGACAAAGGTTGTCATCTGTGTAATAACTAAAATTTACATAAGATATGAACCATGCCTGGTGTTGCAGTAGTTCTTTAACATGGGCTAGGTGTGTCCAGGTCCTTAAAACAACGTAGAGCACTAAAGGAGCAGGAAACTGAAATCCTGTCGATTGTATGAGAATGAAATTTTGTGGAAAACAGTTGCAAATGATGACTCAAACAAAGTGCTGGCTTTCAGGCTCCACAAAAGGGCAGATGAAAACACAGCGTGGACTTAACTGCAGCTGTTATAGACCAGTGAGAGCAATCAGAAacacagcaaagaaaaagagagagagagatggagcaagagagagatacaaGGTTCATGGAAGAGAGTTCACGGAACACAGCAGCCAAATGTGGCTTCACCGCTGGCATCCACCATCACGGGCAGACACCACAAACAAACCCCACTGACcgctgtgtgtatatgttacaCAGAGCTATAGCGGAGTGTTGGAAGGAACGTCCAGAATCAGGCATAATTACAGATAATCTGTTTTTAGTGCATAATGCATTCTCCAGGGTTGTGATTGTGTCTTCATGGAATGTCCCAAAATTTCACTTTAATACAACATGCCAATGTTTTATACATAGCATCTATAGAGCACACAGACCTCAAGAGAATTCAGCTGTCGCTCAGCCAGGAATGTACAAAaacatgatttgtttgtttgactaAATGTTTTGCACACATGAAGGTCACATGTTGACTATAAGTAaaagttgggggggggggtgttgtttATCTATTTCACCATGGATGCTATTCAACTGCCCATTGATAGTTTAGCCCCTGAAGTAAGCAATGCAGCAGAGCTTTAATCCTTTTTTTGGTTCAGCTCTTCTTTAGATTTAGCACCACACTTTCAGCTTAATCTTTCACGCTAATTCGAGCATAATGCCATCAGCCCATCCTCCTGTAGCTCACAGAGACAAATAGCTGCATTACTTTCCTGATCCAACAGCTCCATGTTTATTCTGGATTCCtcatcaattaattaattaattaattaattaatatgacATCAAAAGTTTTATCAACATGGTATCAAGCTTCAAATCCATAACAATTTGTACAATTCAATAGAAAAATACAGAACGATGGTCAGTGTCGGTGGTggaattttaaaccttttaacaATGTCATTTTGAAATGACATAAAATAGACTCCTTCATATTTACACCAGCTTCTCATGAGTTTAGATGCTACTGTATATTGGGTATCAAGAGCAGCAAGTTTGTATAATTGTGAATTACTAACAATATCTTGAAGGAATGGTTTGGCAAGGAGATTTTCACTAAAGCATTGTGGGTAAAGCCTCTGGGAAACATGGaaacatgttttttctttgcaaacattattacaaaattgaaatataatttgaaaatacatgtttaaatgACACTAAGACACTATTTGATTGAAGTACTGCATTTAAGATTTTGAGTCATAAGATTCTATTACTTGTTATTGACATTGGCTTTGAAAATGTTGGTCACTAAACATGTCCTAGTCTTGTGacttaaatacatttctttaaagGTAGGGAGAAGAAATATTGAACCTGATATCATGGccttattcatccattcatcacatcctttttcttcctctctctctctctctctctctctctctctctctctcctcctctcacacacactttcactctctctcttcctctctctctctctctctctctctctctctctctctctctctctcacacacacacacacacactttttcactctctcttcctctctctctctctctctctctctctctctctctctctttctctctctctctctcgctctcacttgtttgtttaattaggATTGATGATCACATATGTGATTTGTTCTGAAGGTCAGGGTTTGAGTGGGAGCTGCTGTTTTGGTAGCATTTTATTTGGATGTCATGGTAATACTGTGGTAACAAGCAGAACATCGTACTAAACTCAACACACAAGAAAATAGCAAATTCCTTGATGTAATTGTATCAAAAACAAACTGgtaataaatagtttttttgttgtttttaaatatagaatattaaaCACAGCTGAAATAGTAGCTAGTTTGACTATAATTACTAAAATTCGTTTTTGTGTGTACACTATTTAAAGACTTAACAGCTAAGAAaccctcactctctcactcactcattttctactgctttatccgaactacctcgggtcacggggagcctgtgcctatctcaggcatcatcgggcatcgaggcaggatacaccctggacggagtgccaacccatcgcagggcacacacacactctcattcactcacacactacggacaattttccagagatgccaatcaacctaccatgcatgtctttggaccgggggaggaaaccggagtacctggaggaaacccccgaggcacggggagaacatgcaaactccgcacacacaaggcggaggcgggaatcgaaccccaaccctggaggtgtgaggctacccactaagccaccgtgccagaGCTAAGAAAACCATTTTAGTAAAATAACTTCATTCATTTTAACTCAAAAGGCAAAACTCAGTATGTGTATGAAGCCATTTTGAGAGAAACATTGCTGTGAGagcttaaagaaagaaagaaaaaaagaaagaaagaaagaaagaaagaaagaaagaaaaagaatcagTAATAGTATTTTCACTTATTACCAATAATTACAGTCTATTTTAACAGATGATGTTAAATATATTATGGATGATTACAactattattagaattattttaagttttatcactgacttattaacttattattatataacatattGTTAGAATATTGCCATGTTGTTTGTGGTTAAGAATCATCAAGTATTTACTTCAGGTGTCTATCTGGAATGACTCCTTTACTGGAACGTCTTAAtcgttaaagaaaaaaaaataggaaaagtgAAGAAATTAAGGCTTTTATAAATTGATTCACTCCTTTatgattaaattttaaataaaatacaaataaaattaaataaaaaaaataacttattGGACTTTTATTCATtgtgaaatcaaataaaatccacTCCTTCATATAGAGTCTATCCTGCGGGACACGGGGGACAAGATAGTGGACACCATGAACAGTTTGCTAAACCATAGCAGtgcacaatctctctctcacacacacacacacacacacacacacacacacacacaacgaaaAATTTTAGGATGattaaacttaaaaataaaagttcaccTTCTGGtttgaaaatgtgaataaacTCAACTTGAACTCACAAATAGTCAAGATTTCATTTTTGGAAACTCCTAAGGTTGAGTTAATATCCAAAACTTGTCAAGACAAATTGAGTTAAAGAGTAAAAAAGAATCACATAACCTTATCAGGCTGTCGTGTTTTATGGTGTACAGTCAATTTAGAGAAGGcagtcagcctacaatgcatgtgtatggactgggggaggaaaccagagcacccagaggaaacccccaatgaACAGAGACAACAGAGACAGGTATCAAACGTTGGACCCTTTAAACCCTACTAACCACTTATCCTCTGTGGTATTGTAAACAATATAGGCACTCATTTAACTTAAGCTTATATCATCTTTGTAAATGAGAAGTAAATAATAACATCTCTTGAGTAGTACATAAAAACCCACACGGTCTCTCTGGATCGTTTATCGCTTTACCGCTAAAGTTTACTTTAATTGCGATGATTGACATTTTTGTGAGGCCTCCTACAGTTTGGACTAAATGATGTTTGAGGCAAGTGTATTTTTGTTACCTCCAAAGATTTTTAACAGCTTGCCAGCGTCTGCGGTCCGAGAGAAAGCCAGGCACCagtgtaaataatacagtatagagaTTTAGCcttgaaatagaaaaataaaacactgcaatttctctcagacacacaatacacacattttatactgGTTTTTATATCtggctttctcacacacacacacacacacacacacacacacacacacacacacacacacacaccatcaaacaAACACAGTCTTAcgtgttgtaaaaagttttaataaagGTGTGTTTGGTGACATTCAGAGTTCAGATTTAAGCTCAGGTTCTCCAGTCTCCTTTTCCTTCTGAGGGTAAAAACAAATCATGGTGATTCATGTCttagaaaaaataatataactacagataaacacactAAGAAATgtatcatatacagtaacacTGTGTGATTGACTTTAgtattgtgtacttgtgtaATTAATTTTGTAATGTACAATGCTAGACACCCATTCCATATCATAACAGCCACCGTACCTGTAGCTCTCCACTGAGGAAGGAGTCACAGAAGTTCTGCACACGCTCAACAGAAATCTCGTCTGGTCCCATAAGCCACGTTTTGTCTGATTCGGCATCATAGAGGCCCACGCGTGGAAGGTCATGTGATTTCAGTTTGAAGTATTCCAGTGCTCGAGCGTTGGCTTCATCTTTCCCATTTATCAGCACAAACAGCATCTACAGAAATGAAAGACAGACTTGctaatataaaagtaaaaaattgtttaattatCTACCGAACCAGTTTGTTTGTAAAGCAGAAATTTaaggtttaaatgtaattatcatataaaaattttaatctGTAAATGTACCAGAATTGCTGTACTGTACCACAGTTACTGTACTTACTTTATCCTTTATCCAAACCAATATGCATttctatttataaatatacGTATTTAATAAGTATTGAAGTTACcttaaaattttataaaaccataaatgaaaataaaactccagaatttaatgaaacaaaagcaATGTTCACAAAGTAACAATGAAATTTAGCGCCTGcattatttttcttaattacGTTCTTTTGGATTGACCAAagtttatctatccatccatccatcttctaccgcttatacggggctgggtcgcgggggcagcagtctaagcagggatgcccagacttcactctccccagacacttcctccagcgcttccgggggaataccgaggcgttcccaggccagccgagagacatagtccctccagcgtgtcctaggtcttccccggggcctcctcccagttggacatgcccagaacacctccccagggaggcgtccaggaggcatccgaaacagatgcccgagccacctcagctgactcctcttgatgtggaggagcagcggctctactctgagctcgtCCCGattgaccgagctcctcaccctatctctaacgaagcgcccagccaccctgcgtaGGAAACTCATttccataggtgagggtaggaatgtagatcgactggtaaatagagagcttcaccttgtggctcagctctttcttcaccacaacagatcggtatatcgaccgcatcactgcagaagatacaccaatccgcctgtcaatctcccgctccatccttccctcactcgtgaacgagaccccaagatacttaaactcctccacttgaggcaggagctctccaccaacctgaagggggcaagccacccttttccgactgagaaccatggcctcggacttggaggtgctgattctcatccccgccgcttcacactcggctgcaaaccgtcccagtgcacgctgaaggttctgatttgaggaagcaacaggacatcatctgcaaaaagcagagacaaaatcctgtggtccccaaaccggactccctctggccccatactgcacctagaaatcctgtccatataagtaatgaacaggaccggtgaccaACAtacaccgggaacaagtctgacttactgccggcaatgcaaaccaaactcctgctccgggcATATAGGGTATAGACAGCCTTTAACAGAGGGctccggaccccatactcccagaacaccccccacaggtcaccacgagggacacagtcgaatgccttctccagatccacaaaacacatgtggactggttgggcaaactcccatgaaccctccagcaacctggtgagggtatagagatggtccggTGTtcgacgaccaggacgaaatccgcattgttcctcctgaatccgaggttcgactatcggctgaattctcctctccagtaccctggcatagacttttccagggaggctgaggagtgtgatcccccggtagatggaacacaccctctggtcccccttcttaaacagagggaccaccaccccagtctgccagtccagaggcactgtccccaaccgccacgcgatgttgcagagtagtgtcaaccaagacagccccacaacatccagagacttaaggtactcagggcggatctcatccacccccagtgccttgccaccaaggagcttctcaactacctcagtgacctcagcttgggggatcgacgagtccacaaccgagccctctgcctctgcttcctcactggaagacatgttggtggggttgaggagatcctcgaagtactccttccaccgtccgagaatgtcaccagtcgaagtcagcagattcccactcccactgtaaacagtgtgcgcaggacactgcttccccctcctgagacgccggacggtttgccagaatttcttcgaggccaaccaatagtccttctccatggcctcaccgaactcctcccaggcatgagtttttgcctctgcaa encodes the following:
- the bglapl gene encoding bone gamma-carboxyglutamate (gla) protein, like gives rise to the protein MKTFTLLILFTVLSACLSTGVLDIAAEPDPAADPAADPAADATVAADSSSSSSSSSESDSASDSASDSASDSASDSASDSDSASDSASDSSSSESNSNSVEVATGAPDHVMVKRSLATALLRRHRRAGTPAADLTQVQLESLREVCEPNLACEHMSDTDGIVAAYTAYYGPIPF